A single Triticum dicoccoides isolate Atlit2015 ecotype Zavitan chromosome 2A, WEW_v2.0, whole genome shotgun sequence DNA region contains:
- the LOC119352136 gene encoding uncharacterized protein LOC119352136: MVTICGAQLVTYLDPERGVPTLKLFDKAGKVIDVPNPTYEIDRARDSQVLSFLFNSISPPVMVQIASCTMASAAWIVITEIFISQTQAAIVNTRIALSTTKKGNSTIAEYLGRMKALGDEMAAIGKPLTDDDMVSYILAGLDFDYISFVSSVCARTVPVKPNELYAQHQLREPPRHVRGWQLVVSLLRQRCFPWRWRRWFPSWRRLRQERRRP; the protein is encoded by the coding sequence ATGGTCACCATCTGTGGCGCTCAGTTGGTCACCTATCTCGATCCAGAGAGGGGGGTGCCGACGCTCAAGTTGTTTGACAAAGCTGGCAAGGTCATCGACGTGCCGAACCCGACATACGAGATCGACAGGGCTCGAGACTCTCAGGTTTTGAGTTTCCTTTTCAATTCCATCTCACCTCCTGTGATGGTTCAGATCGCATCTTGCACCATGGCGTCAGCAGCATGGATTGTAATCACGGAGATCTTCATCTCCCAGACGCAGGCGGCCATCGTCAACACGAGGATCGCCCTCTCCACCACCAAAAAGGGGAACTCCACCATTGCCGAGTACCTTGGCCGCATGAAGGCCCTCGGCGATGAGATGGCTGCCATCGGCAAGCCGCTCACAGACGACGATATGGTGTCATACATCCTTGCTGGCCTGGACTTCGACtacatctccttcgtctcctccgtCTGCGCCAGGACCGTCCCCGTCAAGCCCAACGAGCTCTACGCCCAACATCAACTTCGAGAGCCGCCTCGCCATGTTCGAGGGTGGCAACTCGTCGTCTCACTCCTCCGCCAACGCTGCTTCccgtggcggtggcggcggtggtttCCCTCGTGGCGGAGGCTGCGACAGGAACGGAGGCGGCCGTGA